From Zalophus californianus isolate mZalCal1 chromosome 16, mZalCal1.pri.v2, whole genome shotgun sequence, one genomic window encodes:
- the KRTAP29-1 gene encoding keratin-associated protein 29-1, which produces MRPPDESKVNISATGDSCCPRTTMAIPAVPTFMCSNGGGFRNGICLPSSCWSRTWQLVTCQENHQPSNSAPTGCEPASCQPTCLPATSCVGFVCQPICSCTACYESGTGQSPCLVSSCQPSCSESTSCEANCCESSLDQQSSCQEPVFVSGSCQAACGQSVCCDIRSCQPSCSEVTSCIKNSCPPTICAASPCQPTCCQPGSCQPINGEDQLCKSTYYQPICYIFKTCQLVPCVPVPCQPSTSVFSSCNPTCCVSSPCQPLHCQPAPSISFICQPVANCQLPCFVKNTCKRVSCGTMLSGQPTCDGSTSCNQGGCESPSCQPACCVTGLGKSSSSGCNCFRPTAPSLCKTSICSPTS; this is translated from the exons ATGAGGCCTCCTGATGAGAG CAAGGTTAACATCAGTGCCACGGGGGACAGCTGTTGTCCCAGAACCACCATGGCCATTCCAGCTGTGCCCACTTTCATGTGTTCAAATGGTGGTGGCTTCCGAAATGGTATCTGTTTGCCTAGTTCCTGCTGGAGCAGAACGTGGCAACTGGTCACATGCCAAGAAAACCATCAGCCATCCAACAGTGCCCCAACTGGCTGTGAACCTGCTTCTTGCCAACCTACCTGCCTTCCAGCAACTTCCTGCGTTGGTTTTGTCTGCCAACCCATTTGTTCCTGCACAGCATGCTATGAATCTGGCACTGGTCAGTCTCCTTGTCTGGTTAGCTCATGCCAACCCTCCTGCTCGGAATCTACCAGTTGTGAGGCAAATTGCTGTGAATCCAGCCTCGACCAGCAAAGCTCCTGCCAAGAACCTGTCTTTGTGTCCGGATCATGTCAGGCAGCTTGTGGCCAATCGGTCTGCTGTGACATAAGGTCCTGCCAGCCATCCTGCTCTGAGGTAACTTCCTGTATCAAAAATTCTTGCCCACCAACCATCTGTGCAGCTAGTCCATGCCAGCCAACTTGCTGCCAACCAGGTTCATGTCAGCCCATTAACGGTGAAGATCAGCTCTGCAAATCAACTTATTACCAACCCATCTGCTACATTTTCAAGACTTGCCAATTGGTTCCCTGCGTGCCTGTACCCTGCCAGCCATCAACTTCTGTGTTCAGTTCTTGCAATCCTACATGCTGTGTGTCCTCCCCTTGCCAGCCACTTCACTGCCAACCAGCACCTTCCATATCCTTCATCTGTCAGCCAGTGGCTAACTGCCAGCTCCCATGTTTTGTAAAGAACACTTGCAAACGAGTTTCCTGTGGCACCATGCTTTCTGGCCAACCAACTTGTGATGGATCCACTTCCTGCAACCAAGGTGGCTGCGAATCCCCTTCCTGCCAACCAGCTTGCTGTGTGACAGGTTTAGGCAAATCATCCAGCAGTGGCTGCAATTGCTTTCGACCAACTGCCCCAAGTCTCTGCAAAACCAGTATCTGCTCGCCAACTTCCTGA
- the LOC113908082 gene encoding keratin-associated protein 16-1 produces the protein MSGNCCSRKCPSVPGISLCSTEVSCGGPVCLPSSCQSQTWQLVTCEGTCRSSSCGPQCCQPSCAVSSCAQPVCCEATICEPSCSVSSCAQPVCCEATICEPSCSVSSCAQPVCCEATICEPSCSVSSCAQPVCCEATICEPSCAVSSCAQPVCVQPVCCEAPSCQPVLCVPTPCQSIMCKASCCQPVICEPSCCSAVCTVPSSCQPVVCEPTCCQPVCPTPSCCPSVCSVANSCQAVGSDPSPCEPSCSEPSNCQSAPCVALVCEPVCLRPVCCVPSPCEPPCVSSTCQEPSCCISSICQPMCSEPSPCSASICVRSPCQPTCYIVKRCRSICREPVSCPSTSCQPLCCRPGSSASAICQPTCSRTFYIPSSCKQPCTPSVSYRPICRPICSGPITYRQPYMTSISYRPACYRPCYSILRRPACVTSLSYRPICSRLPCADSYKRDCKRSTSSQPDCTDSTSCKAEVSNASPCQPSEAKPTSPTTREAAASPPTATKPADH, from the exons ATGTCTGGAAACTGCTGTTCTAGGAAATGCCCGTCTGTGCCAGGCATCTCTCTCTGCTCCACTGAGGTAAGCTGTGGAGGGCCTGTCTGCTTGCCTAGTTCCTGCCAGAGCCAGACATGGCAGCTGGTGACTTGCGAAGGTACCTGTAGATCATCTAGCTGTGGCCCACAGTGCTGTCAGCCCTCCTGTGCCGTGAGCAGCTGTGCCCAACCTGTGTGCTGTGAAGCCACCATCTGTGAGCCCTCCTGTTCTGTGAGCAGCTGTGCCCAACCTGTGTGCTGTGAAGCCACCATCTGTGAGCCCTCCTGTTCTGTGAGCAGCTGTGCCCAACCTGTGTGCTGTGAAGCCACAATCTGTGAGCCCTCCTGTTCTGTGAGCAGCTGTGCCCAACCTGTGTGCTGTGAAGCCACCATCTGTGAGCCTTCCTGTGCCGTGAGCAGCTGTGCCCAACCTGT CTGTGTCCAACCTGTGTGCTGTGAGGCCCCTTCCTGCCAGCCAGTTCTCTGTGTACCCACTCCCTGCCAGTCCATCATGTGCAAAGCCAGCTGCTGCCAGCCAGTCATCTGTGAGCCCAGCTGCTGTTCAGCTGTCTGCACTGTGCCTAGTTCCTGCCAACCAGTGGTCTGTGAGCCTACTTGCTGTCAGCCGGTCTGCCCCACACCTAGCTGCTGTCCATCTGTCTGCTCTGTGGCTAATAGCTGCCAGGCTGTCGGCTCTGACCCCAGTCCTTGTGAGCCATCTTGCTCAGAGCCCAGCAACTGCCAGTCAGCTCCCTGTGTGGCTCTGGTCTGTGAGCCTGTCTGTCTTCGACCTGTCTGCTGTGTTCCAAGCCCTTGTGAGCCACCTTGTGTCTCCAGCACTTGTCAAGAGCCCTCTTGTTGCATCTCCAGCATCTGCCAACCCATGTGCTCTGAGCCCAGTCCCTGTTCAGCAAGTATCTGTGTGCGCAGTCCATGTCAACCTACCTGCTACATAGTCAAGCGCTGCCGGTCCATCTGCCGTGAGCCCGTTTCCTGCCCATCTACCTCCTGCCAACCACTCTGCTGCCGCCCGGGGTCTTCTGCATCTGCCATCTGCCAACCAACTTGCTCTCGGACTTTCTACATACCCAGCTCCTGCAAACAGCCTTGCACCCCTTCGGTTTCTTACCGCCCAATCTGTCGTCCAATCTGCTCTGGACCCATCACTTACAGGCAGCCATATATGACATCCATCTCCTATCGCCCTGCCTGCTACCGCCCATGCTATTCCATCCTGCGCCGCCCGGCCTGTGTCACTTCACTCTCTTACCGTCCGATCTGCTCCCGTCTGCCTTGTGCTGACTCCTATAAACGGGATTGCAAAAGATCTACTTCTAGCCAACCAGATTGCACTGACTCAACGTCCTGCAAGGCCGAGGTCTCAAATGCCAGTCCCTGCCAGCCCAGTGAAGCCAAACCCACCAGCCCAACCACCCGTGAAGCCGCAGCCAGCCCGCCTACTGCCACCAAGCCTGCTGACCACTGA
- the LOC113938993 gene encoding keratin-associated protein 17-1, whose protein sequence is MGCCPGDCFTCCPQDQDCCEVCCCQPACCGCCGSCCGSCCGCGGSGCGGSGCGGGCCGSGCCGSSCCGSGCGSGCGGCGSGCCGSSCCGSSGCCGPVCCQPTPVCETK, encoded by the coding sequence ATGGGGTGCTGCCCAGGGGACTGCTTCACCTGCTGCCCTCAAGACCAAGACTGCTGTGAAGTGTGCTGCTGCCAGCCCGCCTGCTGCGGCTGCTGCGGCTCCTGCTGTGGCTCCTGCTGTGGCTGCGGGGGCTCCGGCTGTGGGGGCTCCGGCTGTGGGGGCGGCTGCTGCGGGAGCGGCTGCTGCGGGAGCAGCTGCTGCGGGAGCGGCTGCGGCTCCggctgtgggggctgtgggagCGGCTGCTGCGGTTCCAGCTGCTGCGGCTCGTCCGGCTGCTGCGGCCCCGTCTGCTGCCAGCCTACGCCTGTTTGCGAGACGAAGTGa